From Streptomyces sp. HUAS MG91, the proteins below share one genomic window:
- a CDS encoding DUF485 domain-containing protein: MPYRPPHAHTHRLPRHPDLPPPSGPTGDLRLLRTAYRWQRRVATLTALGYFTLFLLLSAFAPALMNRSVTGGLSSGLLIGLLQLPVTCLALILYERTARRRVDPLAHRLRRIGGRR, translated from the coding sequence ATGCCGTACCGCCCACCGCACGCGCACACCCACCGCCTCCCCCGCCACCCCGACCTGCCCCCGCCCTCGGGCCCCACCGGCGACCTCCGCCTGCTGCGCACCGCCTACCGCTGGCAGCGCCGCGTCGCCACCCTCACCGCGCTCGGCTACTTCACCCTCTTCCTGCTCCTGTCGGCGTTCGCCCCCGCCCTGATGAACCGCTCGGTCACCGGCGGCCTCTCCTCGGGGCTGCTCATCGGCCTGCTCCAACTCCCGGTCACCTGCCTGGCGCTGATCCTCTACGAGCGCACGGCCCGCCGCCGCGTCGACCCGCTGGCCCACCGGCTGCGCCGCATCGGCGGCCGGAGGTGA
- a CDS encoding cation acetate symporter, producing the protein MSLTAFTAVATATLLLCIVTSPERDDLEEFYTGFGRLTPMRNGLAIAGDYISAATVLTTTGIIALVGYDGVVLALSTGLSLMLLMFLLAEPLRNAGLFTMGDVLARRMPGRAARMAACAVTLAALVPLMLVQLAGAGDLLAFLLGFSDETFKTVCVIGVGGLMISYAAIGGMKGTAVIQIFKIVMLLGSGIAVAAVILHRFGWDPGALLAEAARRSGAGRAYLTSGLQFTGSSFPRLDMISSELTVVLGGAALPHVTMRMYTARNAREVRRSMSWAVSAVGVFVLIIAVLGVGAAALVGRTGIVADSAQGNTAFLLGARAAFGATLSTAESLLFTAVTTAIFLTLLASVAGMILACANSLAHDVFAYGRRQPTPRKELRTARISALAVGVPAVLLATLVQHRNLQPLTTLSFCLGASALAPALIYSLFWRRYTRAGLLWTLLGGTTACLILMTGSNLVSGSPGSAFPGHDLNWFPFTTTGIVSIPLGFLFGWLGTVLTSPRKAARQRQQYEAVEAWILAGAPVAAPPDRDRRRAGTD; encoded by the coding sequence ATGTCGCTGACCGCGTTCACGGCGGTGGCGACGGCCACGCTGCTGCTGTGCATCGTCACCAGCCCCGAGCGCGACGACCTGGAGGAGTTCTACACGGGCTTCGGCCGGCTGACGCCGATGCGCAACGGGCTGGCCATCGCGGGCGACTACATCTCCGCGGCGACCGTCCTGACCACCACCGGCATCATCGCGCTGGTCGGCTACGACGGCGTGGTGCTGGCCCTCAGCACCGGGCTCTCGCTGATGCTGCTGATGTTCCTGCTGGCCGAACCGCTGCGCAACGCGGGCCTGTTCACCATGGGCGACGTCCTCGCGCGCCGGATGCCGGGGCGGGCGGCGCGCATGGCGGCCTGCGCGGTGACGCTGGCCGCGCTCGTCCCGCTGATGCTGGTGCAGCTCGCGGGCGCGGGCGACCTGCTGGCCTTCCTGCTCGGCTTCAGCGACGAGACCTTCAAGACGGTCTGCGTGATCGGCGTCGGCGGCCTCATGATCAGTTACGCGGCGATCGGCGGCATGAAGGGCACCGCCGTCATCCAGATCTTCAAGATCGTGATGCTGCTCGGTTCGGGCATCGCCGTCGCGGCGGTGATCCTGCACCGCTTCGGCTGGGACCCGGGCGCCCTGCTCGCCGAGGCGGCCCGCCGCAGCGGCGCGGGCCGCGCCTACCTCACCTCGGGCCTGCAGTTCACCGGCAGCAGCTTCCCCCGCCTGGACATGATCAGCTCGGAGCTGACCGTGGTGCTCGGCGGCGCCGCCCTCCCGCACGTCACCATGCGCATGTACACGGCGCGCAACGCCCGCGAGGTGCGCCGCTCGATGTCCTGGGCGGTCTCCGCGGTCGGCGTCTTCGTGCTGATCATCGCGGTGCTCGGGGTCGGGGCGGCGGCGCTGGTGGGCCGTACGGGGATCGTGGCGGACAGCGCGCAGGGCAACACCGCCTTCCTGCTGGGCGCGCGGGCCGCGTTCGGCGCCACCCTCTCGACAGCGGAGTCGCTCCTGTTCACGGCGGTCACGACGGCCATCTTCCTGACCCTGCTGGCCTCGGTGGCGGGCATGATCCTGGCCTGCGCCAACTCGCTGGCGCACGACGTGTTCGCGTACGGCAGGAGACAGCCGACCCCGCGCAAGGAGCTGAGGACGGCCCGGATCTCGGCCCTCGCCGTGGGTGTCCCCGCCGTCCTCCTGGCCACCCTGGTCCAGCACCGCAACCTCCAGCCCCTGACCACCCTCTCCTTCTGCCTGGGCGCCTCCGCCCTGGCCCCCGCCCTGATCTACAGCCTCTTCTGGCGCCGCTACACACGGGCGGGCCTGCTGTGGACCCTGCTCGGCGGAACCACGGCCTGCCTGATCCTGATGACGGGCTCCAACCTCGTCTCGGGCTCGCCCGGCTCGGCCTTCCCCGGCCACGACCTGAACTGGTTCCCGTTCACGACCACCGGCATCGTCTCGATCCCGCTCGGCTTCCTCTTCGGCTGGCTGGGCACCGTACTGACCTCACCGAGGAAGGCGGCGCGACAGCGACAGCAGTACGAGGCCGTGGAGGCCTGGATCCTGGCGGGCGCGCCGGTCGCGGCGCCGCCGGACCGGGACCGCCGCCGGGCCGGGACCGACTGA
- a CDS encoding CAP domain-containing protein translates to MKRRTMAMAASSVALVSAAVGAALPAAAAAYYPDVDWITCQVNEERAAHGLPVLRVSDKASEVAAGHARDMAARGRLGAVGSDGRDLRARLTDAGLYSAHAEEFMYTGYRHDGYFADTITDPDPGNDIYASLMSTEVTAVGIGYDSTYWDVDLLGPHRKLVTRAAVCAAAG, encoded by the coding sequence GTGAAGCGCAGGACGATGGCGATGGCGGCGTCCTCGGTGGCCCTGGTGAGCGCGGCCGTGGGCGCGGCGCTGCCCGCCGCGGCGGCCGCCTACTACCCGGACGTCGACTGGATCACCTGTCAGGTCAACGAGGAGCGGGCCGCGCACGGGCTGCCGGTGCTCCGGGTGTCCGACAAGGCGTCCGAGGTGGCCGCCGGGCACGCCCGCGACATGGCGGCCCGGGGCAGGCTCGGCGCGGTGGGCAGCGACGGGCGCGACCTGCGGGCCCGGCTGACCGACGCCGGGCTGTACTCCGCCCACGCCGAGGAGTTCATGTACACGGGCTACCGCCACGACGGCTACTTCGCGGACACGATCACGGACCCGGACCCGGGCAACGACATCTACGCGTCGCTCATGAGCACCGAGGTCACGGCCGTCGGCATCGGCTACGACAGCACGTACTGGGACGTGGACCTGCTCGGCCCGCACCGCAAACTGGTCACCCGGGCCGCGGTCTGCGCGGCGGCGGGCTGA
- the def gene encoding peptide deformylase yields MTNEGRLLPEVERGAVRRITVVGEDVLRRRCAPVTREHFGTPELARLIDDMFATNHVAHGAAIAANQVGVDLQLFVYDMEDDWGVRHTGAIANPVLDEEPLADRRLVEGMEGCLSVPGPYKAVARADHAVVRGQDMDGAPLVVEGRGYFARCLQHETDHLYGRLYLDRLGKRERRDALREMEELRDGVLARRAALAERLGK; encoded by the coding sequence GTGACGAATGAAGGGCGGCTGCTGCCGGAGGTCGAGCGGGGGGCCGTGCGGCGCATCACCGTGGTCGGCGAGGACGTCCTGCGGCGCCGGTGCGCACCGGTCACGCGGGAGCACTTCGGCACCCCCGAACTGGCCCGTCTGATCGACGACATGTTCGCCACGAACCACGTCGCGCACGGCGCGGCCATCGCCGCCAACCAGGTCGGCGTGGACCTCCAGCTGTTCGTGTACGACATGGAGGACGACTGGGGCGTGCGGCACACCGGCGCCATCGCCAACCCGGTGCTCGACGAGGAGCCGCTCGCCGACCGCAGACTGGTCGAGGGGATGGAGGGCTGCCTGTCCGTGCCCGGCCCCTACAAGGCGGTGGCCCGCGCCGACCACGCGGTCGTCCGGGGGCAGGACATGGACGGCGCCCCGCTGGTGGTGGAGGGCCGCGGCTACTTCGCCCGCTGCCTCCAGCACGAGACGGACCACCTCTACGGGCGGCTCTACCTCGACCGCCTCGGCAAGCGCGAACGCCGGGACGCGCTGCGGGAGATGGAGGAACTGCGCGACGGGGTGCTGGCCCGGCGGGCGGCGCTGGCGGAGCGGCTGGGCAAGTGA